From the Butyrivibrio fibrisolvens genome, one window contains:
- the tsaE gene encoding tRNA (adenosine(37)-N6)-threonylcarbamoyltransferase complex ATPase subunit type 1 TsaE — MNTTTIETHSSEETFEFGKRIGENAQPGQVYTLIGDLGVGKTVFTQGVAKGLGIEGPVNSPTFTILQVYEDGRIPFYHFDVYRIGDVSEMDEIGYEDCFYGNGISLVEWANLVEEILPEHYTEIRIEKDLSKGLDYRLISMTQI, encoded by the coding sequence ATGAATACAACAACAATAGAGACCCATTCTTCTGAGGAAACATTTGAGTTTGGAAAAAGAATAGGAGAAAATGCCCAGCCTGGTCAAGTGTATACATTGATCGGTGATCTTGGAGTAGGTAAGACAGTTTTTACACAGGGAGTAGCCAAAGGCCTTGGCATAGAGGGACCTGTTAACAGCCCGACATTCACTATACTACAGGTTTACGAAGATGGAAGGATTCCCTTTTATCATTTTGATGTATACAGGATTGGTGATGTCTCTGAAATGGATGAGATAGGCTATGAAGACTGCTTCTATGGGAACGGGATAAGTCTTGTCGAATGGGCTAATCTTGTAGAAGAGATACTTCCTGAACATTATACCGAAATACGCATAGAAAAGGATCTGTCAAAGGGGCTTGATTACAGACTTATAAGCATGACCCAGATCTGA
- a CDS encoding heparan-alpha-glucosaminide N-acetyltransferase, with translation MGKRVHTIDSIRGITLISMILYHLCWDLVYIAGIRLDFYMSYKRFLWQQSICWSFILISGFCVAISNHPIKRGLIVSLCGLVITAATYIVVPENIVIFGVLTLHGSAMIISGLLLPVLEKIHPGVLLIFSAFCFTITRSISYGYIGFPGANVIKLPEEYYANYLTAFLGFPFKGFYSTDYFAIIPWIFLFWCGFALCRLLKRPKKGTLLLKRPFYIRIPGISFIGKHSLIIYMLHQPVLYALVMLFVPGAA, from the coding sequence ATGGGCAAAAGAGTACATACTATCGATTCAATAAGGGGCATTACCCTCATAAGCATGATACTGTACCACCTTTGCTGGGATCTTGTATATATTGCAGGAATCCGGCTTGATTTTTATATGTCTTATAAACGTTTTTTGTGGCAGCAAAGCATATGCTGGTCATTTATCCTTATATCCGGTTTTTGCGTAGCTATCTCCAACCATCCTATCAAAAGAGGACTGATCGTATCCTTGTGCGGCCTTGTCATTACAGCTGCAACTTATATCGTCGTCCCTGAGAATATAGTAATATTTGGAGTATTAACCCTCCATGGAAGTGCCATGATAATATCAGGCCTTCTGCTTCCTGTCCTCGAAAAGATACATCCCGGTGTTTTGCTGATATTCTCGGCATTTTGTTTTACCATAACAAGAAGCATCTCTTACGGTTATATCGGTTTCCCGGGTGCTAATGTTATAAAGCTTCCAGAAGAATATTATGCCAATTATCTGACTGCTTTTTTAGGTTTTCCCTTCAAAGGCTTTTATTCAACCGACTATTTCGCTATCATTCCATGGATTTTTTTGTTTTGGTGCGGATTTGCTTTATGCCGTCTTTTAAAAAGGCCTAAAAAAGGAACGCTCCTTCTAAAGCGTCCCTTTTATATTCGTATCCCAGGTATTTCATTTATTGGAAAACACTCGCTTATAATATATATGCTGCACCAGCCGGTATTGTACGCACTGGTAATGCTGTTCGTACCTGGGGCTGCATGA
- a CDS encoding sensor domain-containing diguanylate cyclase, translated as MKRRIFFISISIITFMIVIISISYILPFKAEGQIQELKGPWSVDTAKVHIDNASIEEVSSILKSLHTRDVVTMSCEVPDIESCILPTVLLKSQYSGVEVLGDRGRLYSKWLDRFEEHKYIGVGYHFINIPSQLEGGRLKIKLFISEEGAYSVFEEPLIGSYHDIQQNYIRARLFSMACSFFLLVFGICFVFITLLFCSAVPNILSQLFSSILFLDLGIWLTCYLGIAQLIVDPTYLTTMEHVALFLIVPLCSIIFGTIGNHFRNIYYTVAVSVLDAISVLFIIFHFVGVVHMNMTLKAYYIISFIAFIIVVKIIIDDSRKHEMPKSVMSQELGLLIFGISIMVHMMFRIHYVTQIFKRSFVVDNMLTMGIMMYIYIYLLNYFLYITEMYAQRQENESLSRLAYADGLTNVPNRSMWTKRMKELSTTESDYCIISLDLNGLKDVNDRLGHAFGDSYIREFARAMEESFPMDTFMARIGGDEFVVVLENTDIKDTEGYIYNLTEKLNALNIQNGAYRRSVAAGYAYRSELEKMEKAIGDTNIVADPNDVYLLADERMYDVKRNMHNSKRIGERWESGNESFLT; from the coding sequence ATGAAGAGAAGAATTTTTTTCATATCAATAAGTATTATTACTTTTATGATTGTCATAATAAGTATCTCATATATACTGCCTTTTAAAGCAGAAGGGCAGATACAAGAACTGAAAGGACCATGGTCTGTTGATACAGCTAAGGTTCATATTGATAATGCATCAATAGAAGAAGTATCAAGTATATTAAAAAGCCTACATACAAGGGACGTTGTAACAATGTCTTGTGAGGTTCCGGATATAGAATCCTGCATTTTGCCTACAGTTTTATTAAAATCACAGTATAGTGGGGTAGAAGTGCTAGGAGATAGAGGCCGTTTATATTCAAAATGGTTAGATCGTTTTGAAGAGCACAAGTATATTGGAGTTGGATATCATTTTATTAATATCCCAAGTCAGCTTGAAGGAGGCAGACTTAAGATAAAACTTTTTATTTCAGAAGAAGGAGCGTATTCTGTTTTTGAAGAGCCACTAATTGGCTCTTACCATGATATCCAGCAAAATTATATAAGAGCCAGACTGTTTTCTATGGCGTGTTCATTTTTTCTTTTAGTATTTGGAATATGCTTTGTTTTTATAACACTGTTGTTTTGCTCAGCTGTTCCCAATATACTGAGCCAGTTGTTTTCTTCAATCCTTTTCTTGGATCTGGGAATCTGGCTTACTTGTTATCTGGGGATAGCGCAGCTTATAGTTGATCCTACCTATCTTACAACTATGGAACATGTGGCTTTGTTCCTGATTGTTCCTTTATGTTCAATTATTTTTGGAACTATAGGAAATCACTTTAGAAATATATATTATACAGTAGCCGTCTCAGTACTTGATGCCATATCAGTTCTTTTTATAATATTCCACTTTGTTGGAGTGGTTCATATGAATATGACTCTTAAGGCTTATTATATTATAAGCTTTATTGCTTTTATCATCGTAGTTAAGATTATTATAGATGATTCCAGAAAGCATGAAATGCCAAAGTCAGTCATGTCCCAGGAACTTGGATTATTGATCTTTGGTATATCCATAATGGTTCATATGATGTTCCGTATCCATTATGTGACCCAGATATTCAAGCGCAGTTTTGTCGTTGATAATATGCTTACTATGGGCATAATGATGTATATCTATATATATCTTCTTAATTACTTTTTGTACATAACGGAGATGTATGCCCAAAGGCAGGAGAATGAGTCGCTTTCACGTCTTGCATATGCAGATGGCCTTACCAATGTTCCCAACAGATCCATGTGGACTAAACGCATGAAAGAACTCTCTACCACAGAATCTGACTATTGCATTATCTCTCTGGATCTAAACGGACTAAAAGATGTTAATGACCGTCTGGGACATGCATTTGGAGACTCTTATATCAGGGAATTTGCAAGGGCCATGGAAGAGAGTTTTCCTATGGATACTTTTATGGCGAGAATAGGTGGTGATGAATTCGTAGTAGTACTTGAAAACACTGATATTAAAGATACGGAAGGATATATTTACAACCTTACAGAAAAACTGAATGCGCTCAATATTCAAAATGGCGCTTACAGAAGAAGTGTTGCAGCAGGCTATGCATATAGGTCAGAACTTGAAAAAATGGAAAAAGCGATAGGCGATACTAATATAGTAGCTGATCCTAATGATGTATATCTTCTTGCAGATGAGCGTATGTATGATGTGAAAAGAAATATGCATAACAGTAAAAGAATAGGTGAGAGATGGGAAAGTGGTAATGAGAGCTTTTTGACTTGA